A region of the Salvia miltiorrhiza cultivar Shanhuang (shh) unplaced genomic scaffold, IMPLAD_Smil_shh original_scaffold_438, whole genome shotgun sequence genome:
CCTGTGGcgtgacctttaaatttctttatttaatattgttaatttatccaaataataataataataataataataataataataataataataataataataataataataataaaagaatacTAGTACTGAATAAATTAATGATTGAGATGTCAGATTGTTGCACCTTGATGATTGAGTTTGAGacgaaaatctaaaaaataattaatataatattaaaattatatatgcataaaaaatttaaaaggatAAACAAAAAACAAGCATAGAAGCATTGTACTGGGGTTTGGGCGACACCAAAATAAAGCTTACAAATTGTCAAAATTCAATACGTATATTCGTAGAGATCAAGAATATTGCTTGAGCTTTTAAAAATTTTCAAGAAAGGTTAAGGGACTAATCGATTAATAATAGAATGTTGGAATTGTGAAACTTGTCAATAGCAGCAGAGCAATATGAATTTTCTCTTCGTGAATTCTGATAGCAATCCTCTTGAATTTTCTTGTACTTCCTGAGTTCTTCGATTCTTCAAAAAAATCTTAGAATTTGGGACTAAAGCATTTCAGAATTTAGGTAATTGAGATTGCAAAGCAATTAATGAATTTCAAAAGTTGGGCAAGAAATTGAAGATTGAAATCTGAAGAACAAGATATAACTATAGGATAATACAATCTATAATTTCTCCTAATCATTAACGATTGAAAATTattggaaaaatatttttttgaaacaatAAATTGAGAAGTGAGAACTGAGAACAACTCTATGATGAAGTAGGGTAAATTCTATGGCGCACATAGGTGCCCAGCACCCTCATACTTTGATTGTCGACACGTGTCCTCAAccatttaatcaattttttttccctttttttttagaaatgagATAACGCTGTTAACTTATTCTGTCAAGCTATTATTACATTCTCGGGGACCGGTATATCCGGCATCAGAATTCGGCAATTTCATGCTGCCGAATGTTTCGCCAAGCTATTATTACATTCTCGGGGACCGGTATATCCGGCATCAGAATTCGGCAATTTCATGCTGCTGAATGTTTCCCCAAGCTATTATTACATTCTCGGGGACCGGTATATCCGGCATCAGAATTCGGCAATTTCATGTTGCCGAATGTTCGCCAAGTTCATTTTGGGCGtcattttaaaaatcaaatttccgGCATCAGAATTCGGCAATTTCATGCTGCCGAATGTTTCGCCAAGCTATTATTACATTCTCGGGGACCGGTATATCCGGCATCAGAATTCGGCAATTTCATGCTGCCGAATGTTTCGCCAAGTCATAAAATATAGGCTGTCGAATACAATTGCCGAAACCAATAATTACACAGACGGAAGTTAACGGAGTTCATTTTATATAAACtttacatttatgttaaataCAAAAGTAAGCTTAAACACGTGTCACACATCCAACGGTGGAAAAGTATGAGGGTGCTGGGCACCTATGTGCGCCATAGAATTTACCGATGAAGTAGATGAAGAGTCAACTGCATGAGAGGTGAAGAGTTGCAGAAGAAAAAGAATTAAAGTTACGCAGTTAAGCTATTTCACTATTATCCACGAGTATTTAgggatataatttttttgggcttcaaaattaatttgaaatgcAGCTTTCTGggccataattttttttaatgctagtagtatacataaaatatgagcccataataataataatatatataagagGATATAAAAATTTTTGGGCCCCCGAAAATGATGGACCTTGACCAGTCGTCTATGCTTGCCCGCCCTCAGAGACGGCCCTACTCAAATCTCAAGTGATAAAAAAATTGTGtgataaaattttcatatattttcttatgtttaattttttcatgataTATTTACAACTAAAGAGAATGCATAttagaaaatgtatgaaaatTTAATCAcacatttttttatctcatgttctctAAGGAggaaaacatgaaaaaaaaatattacacacCACTAATCCATGATActattatcaatttatcatgAATTAATgtgaaaaataggaaaaatgaGTTGCCCGAATTATTTGTTCATGTTGTCCAAAGAAAATTATCCATCATGTAGAACATATGAAAAGAgtgaaaaaataatgaaaatataagCTTTCCCCCCTTTTCCATCAAAGAAAATATAGTTTGTTCGTACTTTCATGGAATCAAGCAAGCTTATGTCAACATCAGTCCCCAATTAAATCAAACATACAATCAATCCTCTATATTGCAACAATCAATTAATGAGTCTGGTGCTATTTTAGTGGAAGAtcaatatacatttttttttgcagACGGAAGATCAATATAAATCACATCAACAAAACTTGGTATTTTCATCTTTAGGTAAAGAAGAAAGAATATAGGGTTTATGGTTATCAGTTTCAGCTTGTGCAGatcaaagaaagaagaagtGAACAAACTTGCAATTAACTTGCCAATAAAAACACAATTTTTTCAACTTGCAGCAGTAACCAAACAACATTTAGATAATATACTAAAGATACACAGCATACATTAGTGTTGGAGCATAACAACGATTACGGAACATATTGGCAAACTTTCACAAAAGCAAAGGTCTGGAGCTTGATTTCTCCTCTTAATATATGGAGTATATAGTTTTCATTCATATGGATCAAGATGAAACAGCAAACATCAAGACTAACTACTCTGTTTATAACTGTTGCATAGAAGGAGCTATGGGTGGGGTTATAGCAGGATAGAtaagattaggatatatttcaAAGTTTAATTGAGTTTGCTATATGAGTTCGTGTGTTTGGTATGCAAGTGAAAAACGCATGTTAACATGGTGCGGTGTTTGGCAGCTTTTGCTAAAAGTAAGATAACATGCAGAAATTACTATTATGACCCCGTAAACATTTTTAAAAGACATTCATATTGCCTCAAAATTCtatctttttttgaattttaataagGGGCAAATGGGGAATAAAAAAACTTAACTAATCTACTGTGGCACAGCAGTAAAGGTAACCGACCCCTCTCGCCGGATGCAGTGTAGAGGCGGAACAGTTGATTAGGGACGGGCCTTGCCATAAGTGCGGGCCTGCCTTGTTATGGAAATGGGCTACCAAACGGATAAATAAGACCAGTTACCTATACAAACTCGCCTAATATGACCTACCAAACACACCCTTAAGAGGATGAACCCGGATGGTTAAACACAACCAGTTAgttcataattaaattagtctttggtatatatatatatatatatatatatatatatatatatatagggatggacTACCGTGAGAACAcgtcttaaaataaaaataagagcaattttaaATGTATGAAATTTATGtaaaacacatatgaattcgctgtacaaaggtatgaattgtgaaaaaataaatttttgctacctttgggattcgaactcaggatcataaattcatccaataggGTTACGAACAATGTTTTAAAAAACGGAAAAAAACGCCGCTTAAACGCCGTTTCAAGGCGGGGCGGCAGGATACCGTTCCTCATGCGCCGTTTACCCCCCTCCCCCCCTGAACGTACGCCTCCACCTCGCCGAGGCGGGCCAAGGCGGTGAGGCGCTGTGAGGCGCTGCGTCAAACCCTAGTTAGGTTTTCTGATTTTCTGAACTTAATTGGACTGGGCTTCAGGGCATTAGGTGCGAAAATAGATGGGCTTAGTTAAATTGAACCCTAATTTAAATGGGCACTTATAATTTAAGTGTAATtaacatattaaaattaaaataaaaggtcagaaggttttaaaaattgaaaaacccAGCGGCAACTAGCGTCAACTCTCTGCGCTCCTCTCCTTTTCATGTATGCgactttaatttaagattttaaacacttaatagCAGCTATGAACTTatgtattttgaattatttgctATGTTTTTATGTATTTTGGAATATTTGCTATGTCTTTATGTCTTTTATGTCATTAGGTATAATTTATGTGTTTTGTTACGAATTCCGTTTTTTATTCCGCCTTACTCCGTTTCGAAACTAACGCCTTGTGAGGCGGAAGAAAAACGTTTCGCCTTACAAAACGTACTTTAAAACAttggttacgaatcaaccgtaaatcttgatgatctaagggctgaaaataattctttttttatatcttaagacCATAATAATAGGAAGCAGTTTGATATGctaagggaaaaaaaaaaaaaaaacagaatcaCATCTTTGAGTATTTGGCGATTTTAAACCATTCAGTATGGAAAGAACCTGGCATATCGGTCCTCTCATAAGTGTGAGCACCAAAGTAGTCCCTTTGAGCTTGCACCAAGTTAGCAGGCAGTTTCTCCCGCCTGTACGTGTCGAAGTAGGCAAGACTGGAAGACATACCGGGAGTGCTGATACCGGAGTTAATAGCAAGGGTGACAACTCTCCTCCAAGCAGATTGCCTATCAATTATCTCCTTTGCAAACTCCAGATCAACAAGCAGGTTGGCGAGATCCGGGTTTCTATCATAAGCCTTCTTAATACGGTCTAAAAACACAGCTCGTATGATGCACCCACCCTTCCAGATCCTAGCAAGTTCGCCAAGTTTCAAAACCCATCCCTTTTCAATGCTCTTAGCACGGATCAAATTCATTCCTTGGGCGTAACTACAAATTTTGGAGGCGTATAGAGCTTGCCTCACATCATCAATCAACTTTTGCTTATCTACTGCTTGGTCTGAGAGGATGTCGCAGACCCCGATAGATTTGAAAGCCATGGCAGCTCGGACCCTTTCTTCCTTTAGCCCACTGAGAAATCTTGAATCTAATGATGAAGCTATGGTTGGAGCTGCaatggagagctcagcagcttGCTGAATTGTCCATTTTCCGGTACCCTTCATCCCTGTTTTGTCGAGGACGTTGTCCACTAGATACCCGTTCCCCTTATCATCCTTTATGCCAAAGATATCAGCTGTGATCTCAATCAAGAAGCTAAGAAGCTCACCCTTATTCCACTCTGAAAA
Encoded here:
- the LOC131004598 gene encoding 6-phosphogluconate dehydrogenase, decarboxylating 2; translated protein: MATPTRIGLAGLAVMGQNLALNIADKGFPISIYNRTTSKVDETVERAKQEGNLPVYGFHDPASFVQSIQKPRVIIMLVKAGEPVDQTIKSLSVYMEKGDCIIDGGNEWYENTERREKQVAELGLLYLGMGVSGGEEGARRGPSLMPGGSFEAYKYIEDILLKVAAQVPDSGPCVTYIGKGGSGNFVKMVHNGIEYGDMQLIAEAYDVLKSIGKLSNDELHQVFSEWNKGELLSFLIEITADIFGIKDDKGNGYLVDNVLDKTGMKGTGKWTIQQAAELSIAAPTIASSLDSRFLSGLKEERVRAAMAFKSIGVCDILSDQAVDKQKLIDDVRQALYASKICSYAQGMNLIRAKSIEKGWVLKLGELARIWKGGCIIRAVFLDRIKKAYDRNPDLANLLVDLEFAKEIIDRQSAWRRVVTLAINSGISTPGMSSSLAYFDTYRREKLPANLVQAQRDYFGAHTYERTDMPGSFHTEWFKIAKYSKM